Proteins encoded together in one Stigmatella aurantiaca window:
- a CDS encoding FKBP-type peptidyl-prolyl cis-trans isomerase, with product MKVGKDRIVALEYKLHLGDGEVIDESEPGQPLSYLHGGGQIVPGLEGALEGMGVGDAKKVVVSPAEGYGEHESAGLQEVPRSMFPPDAELRPGVRLAAQTDGGEVIPIGIREVKGETVLVDLNHPLAGKTLHFDVTVRDVRAATEEELSHGHAHGPDGHEH from the coding sequence ATGAAAGTTGGCAAGGATCGAATCGTTGCCTTGGAATACAAGCTGCACCTCGGAGACGGGGAAGTCATTGACGAGAGCGAGCCCGGCCAGCCGCTCTCGTATCTGCACGGCGGCGGACAGATTGTTCCCGGCCTGGAGGGTGCCCTGGAGGGCATGGGCGTCGGAGACGCCAAGAAGGTCGTCGTGAGCCCCGCGGAGGGCTATGGCGAGCACGAGAGCGCCGGGCTCCAGGAAGTGCCCCGCTCCATGTTCCCCCCCGATGCCGAGCTGCGCCCGGGCGTGCGCCTGGCGGCCCAGACGGACGGGGGCGAGGTCATCCCCATCGGCATCCGCGAGGTGAAGGGCGAGACGGTGCTGGTGGACCTCAACCACCCGCTGGCGGGAAAGACCCTGCACTTCGATGTCACCGTGCGGGATGTCCGCGCGGCCACCGAGGAGGAGCTCTCCCACGGCCACGCGCACGGCCCGGACGGGCACGAGCACTGA
- a CDS encoding glutathione S-transferase family protein, with amino-acid sequence MKLYGTLTSPFVRRVRIVALELGQSFEFITTAAPEGDAVLRQHTPLWKWPTAVFTENGTKRVLWDSRNIIDDLFAQHGTGPFQLPTPEEAWKERNAIEAIDGALEASIHLFYLEKEGLSIQAAPYLTKQSQRVASVMTWAESQLHGASFFEKPRLGMAELALLTTLDFMVFRNRYPVAQHPKLVEFQRILSERPSIRQTYPTA; translated from the coding sequence ATGAAACTCTACGGAACCCTCACCTCCCCGTTCGTCCGCCGGGTGCGCATCGTCGCCCTGGAGCTTGGCCAGTCCTTCGAGTTCATCACCACGGCGGCGCCAGAAGGCGACGCCGTGCTGCGCCAGCATACGCCCCTGTGGAAGTGGCCCACGGCCGTGTTCACGGAGAACGGCACGAAGCGGGTGCTCTGGGATTCGCGCAACATCATCGACGACCTCTTCGCCCAGCACGGAACGGGACCGTTCCAGCTCCCCACGCCGGAGGAGGCATGGAAGGAGCGCAACGCGATTGAAGCCATCGACGGCGCGCTGGAGGCCAGCATCCACCTGTTCTACCTGGAGAAGGAGGGGCTGAGCATTCAAGCAGCGCCCTACCTCACCAAGCAGAGCCAGCGTGTTGCCTCGGTGATGACCTGGGCGGAGTCGCAGTTGCACGGGGCCTCGTTCTTCGAGAAGCCGCGGCTGGGCATGGCGGAGCTGGCGTTGCTCACCACGCTGGACTTCATGGTGTTCCGCAACCGCTACCCGGTGGCCCAGCACCCGAAGCTGGTGGAGTTCCAGCGCATCCTCTCAGAGCGGCCCAGCATCCGGCAGACCTACCCTACAGCCTGA
- a CDS encoding serine/threonine-protein kinase produces the protein MPQDSKSDPGALCPEPSERSEKTAMLGNPAPGPDAVASTPPPAEAVDPLLGQVIGSFQILRKLGGGGMGTVYLGQHTLIGSKVAVKFLHDHFASNEVLVQRFLAEARAVNLIGHENIVNIFDMNVMPPRRHYLVMEYLEGTPLSSLTHSPEAPSVVIPILTQVCDALQAAHGHGVVHRDLKPENIMLVRHDRIPHFVKVLDFGIAKLFDSDKKGHTQVGVLIGTPGYMAPEQWSAQAVDGRTDLYALGIIAYELLTGRMPFPKGPLGTMLHAHLKEIPPAPREVNPEVPEALSQLVVRALAKRPEDRFQSASEMRAALEQALSPEPPAVRPALTPVPQAPSGKVAETPLASEPPAWNAPALPAPVDMMARVVLPPGTGPSRVHCTDLSRNGVFLCTGEPFPALRSRLSLTLELREQPLTCEGEVVHHVPAAQASAWGTRAGFAVQFLHLAPEARERLARALQGRLAAPAQTPSSKAPVADDAEAGGVLTPLAKAPPADPYALLSLPLDAPFDDIRQQARHLLKTLEGLAARPLSARQSKELGEARTRVEKAGELLGHPRQRIEHDAWRGNFAGVARCIASGLTASDVEALRVRFLQAHPGAEARERIHATTASAWESQGNLALALAEYEKALAAVPLSLSLQQRYWLLKQRGLKSTPPPAKGPEGGGPRRPGRS, from the coding sequence ATGCCTCAGGACAGCAAGAGCGATCCCGGGGCCCTCTGTCCAGAGCCCTCGGAGCGCTCCGAGAAGACGGCCATGCTGGGCAACCCCGCGCCGGGGCCTGACGCCGTTGCGTCCACCCCGCCCCCCGCCGAAGCCGTGGATCCGCTGCTCGGCCAGGTGATTGGCAGCTTCCAGATTCTGCGCAAGCTGGGCGGCGGGGGCATGGGCACCGTCTACCTGGGCCAGCACACCCTCATCGGCAGCAAGGTCGCGGTGAAGTTCCTGCACGACCACTTCGCCTCCAACGAGGTGCTGGTCCAGCGCTTCCTCGCCGAGGCGCGCGCGGTGAACCTCATTGGCCACGAGAACATCGTCAACATCTTCGACATGAACGTGATGCCGCCCCGGCGGCACTACCTCGTCATGGAGTACCTGGAGGGCACCCCGCTGTCGTCCTTGACGCACAGCCCGGAGGCCCCCTCCGTCGTCATCCCCATCCTCACCCAGGTCTGCGATGCGCTGCAGGCCGCCCACGGGCATGGGGTGGTGCACCGGGACTTGAAGCCGGAGAACATCATGCTGGTGCGGCATGACCGCATCCCGCACTTCGTCAAGGTGCTCGACTTCGGCATCGCCAAGCTCTTCGACTCGGACAAGAAGGGGCACACCCAGGTGGGGGTGCTCATCGGAACGCCGGGGTACATGGCGCCCGAGCAGTGGTCGGCCCAGGCCGTGGACGGCCGCACGGACCTCTACGCGCTGGGCATCATCGCCTACGAGCTGCTCACCGGCCGGATGCCCTTCCCCAAGGGGCCGCTGGGAACGATGCTCCACGCCCACCTCAAGGAGATTCCCCCCGCGCCCCGCGAGGTGAACCCCGAGGTGCCCGAGGCGCTCTCGCAGCTCGTCGTGCGCGCCCTCGCCAAGCGCCCGGAGGACCGGTTCCAGAGCGCCAGCGAGATGCGCGCCGCCCTGGAGCAGGCCCTCTCCCCCGAGCCCCCGGCGGTTCGCCCCGCCCTGACGCCCGTTCCGCAGGCGCCCTCCGGGAAGGTGGCCGAGACGCCTCTGGCCTCGGAGCCCCCGGCCTGGAATGCCCCGGCCCTGCCCGCCCCGGTGGACATGATGGCGCGGGTGGTGCTCCCGCCGGGCACGGGGCCCTCGCGGGTGCACTGCACGGACCTGTCCCGCAACGGCGTGTTCCTGTGCACGGGCGAGCCCTTCCCCGCGCTGCGCTCCCGCCTGTCCCTCACGCTGGAGCTGCGCGAGCAGCCGCTGACGTGCGAGGGGGAAGTCGTCCACCACGTGCCCGCGGCCCAGGCCAGCGCCTGGGGAACGCGGGCGGGCTTCGCCGTCCAGTTCCTCCACTTGGCACCCGAGGCCCGGGAGCGCCTCGCGCGCGCGCTCCAGGGCCGGCTCGCGGCCCCCGCCCAGACGCCCTCCAGCAAGGCCCCCGTGGCAGACGACGCCGAGGCAGGCGGGGTGCTCACCCCGCTGGCGAAGGCGCCCCCGGCGGACCCCTACGCCCTGCTCTCCCTGCCCCTGGATGCCCCCTTCGACGACATCCGCCAGCAAGCGCGCCACCTGCTGAAGACCCTGGAGGGGCTCGCCGCCCGGCCGCTCTCCGCGCGCCAGAGCAAGGAGCTGGGCGAGGCCCGGACCCGGGTGGAGAAGGCGGGAGAGCTGCTGGGCCACCCCCGGCAGCGCATCGAGCACGATGCCTGGCGGGGCAACTTCGCCGGGGTGGCGCGCTGCATCGCCAGCGGCTTGACGGCCTCCGACGTCGAGGCCCTGCGGGTCCGCTTCCTCCAGGCCCACCCCGGTGCGGAGGCGCGCGAGCGGATCCACGCCACCACCGCGTCCGCCTGGGAGTCCCAGGGCAACCTCGCCCTGGCGCTGGCCGAGTACGAGAAGGCGCTGGCGGCCGTCCCCCTCAGCCTCTCGCTCCAGCAGCGCTACTGGCTGCTCAAGCAGCGGGGCCTGAAGTCCACGCCGCCTCCAGCGAAGGGCCCCGAGGGCGGAGGCCCCCGCCGCCCGGGCCGCTCGTAG
- a CDS encoding aspartyl/asparaginyl beta-hydroxylase domain-containing protein, with translation MPDAATQQVLIQVHHALVQLARQGGYIDAVMQAGSELDRLKTYLEVWEGRRSAPPPRPGQAPVLFPPFPGLEERPWRDPAEVPEAAALERHFPAVLQDLERLEQADLVNYSTGIVQGGQWSVLPIYLAGERVDRLFRPELALDATAAAVESLAGQCAAFPLSDVLFSAHTPGTRLTPHCSWDGFRMRLHLGLTIPPGCGIRVGTESRTWEPGRVLAFHDSFEHETWNTGERRRVVLIADCWHPGLTVPEREALLALTRKFEVRRILALLRIPDSMEAPLMARFAEAERDDPLLQRFWRT, from the coding sequence ATGCCGGACGCCGCCACCCAGCAGGTCCTCATCCAGGTGCACCATGCCCTCGTGCAGCTCGCGCGCCAGGGCGGCTACATCGATGCGGTCATGCAGGCGGGCAGCGAGCTGGACCGGCTCAAGACGTACCTCGAAGTCTGGGAGGGCCGGCGCTCCGCCCCGCCGCCCCGGCCCGGCCAGGCCCCGGTCCTCTTCCCGCCCTTCCCCGGCCTGGAGGAGCGCCCCTGGCGCGACCCCGCCGAAGTGCCCGAGGCGGCGGCGCTGGAGCGGCACTTCCCCGCGGTGCTCCAGGACTTGGAGCGACTCGAGCAGGCGGACCTGGTGAACTACAGCACGGGCATCGTCCAGGGGGGCCAGTGGTCGGTGCTGCCCATCTACCTGGCGGGCGAGCGCGTGGACCGCCTCTTCCGGCCCGAGCTGGCCCTGGACGCGACGGCGGCGGCCGTGGAGTCCCTGGCGGGCCAGTGCGCCGCGTTTCCCCTGAGCGACGTGCTCTTCTCGGCCCACACCCCGGGCACGCGGCTGACGCCCCACTGCAGCTGGGACGGGTTCCGGATGCGGCTCCACCTGGGGCTGACGATTCCCCCGGGGTGCGGCATCCGGGTGGGCACCGAGTCCCGGACGTGGGAGCCCGGCCGCGTCCTTGCCTTCCACGACTCCTTCGAGCACGAGACGTGGAACACGGGCGAGAGGCGCCGCGTGGTGCTGATCGCCGACTGCTGGCACCCGGGGCTCACCGTGCCCGAGCGCGAGGCGCTGCTGGCGCTGACGCGCAAGTTCGAGGTGCGGCGCATCCTCGCCCTGCTGCGCATTCCGGATTCCATGGAAGCCCCCCTCATGGCCCGCTTCGCCGAGGCCGAGCGGGACGACCCCCTCCTCCAGCGCTTCTGGCGGACCTGA
- a CDS encoding ABC-F family ATP-binding cassette domain-containing protein, translating into MIRLDNIGKQHGQQILFVEASAQLNRGEKVGLVGPNGAGKSTLFRMVVQTEHPDEGQVSVDKGVTIGYFDQDVGEMAGMSAVSATMDGAGPVSQVAAELKELEAAMADPERMDEIEKLVERFGVVQGRYEELGGYALEGRAREILAGLGFNQDMMDGDVGALSGGWKMRVALARILLMRPDVMLLDEPSNHLDIESIIWLETFLKGYEGALLMTSHDRAFMNRVVSKIIEIDGGTLTTYSGNYDFYEQQRAIAERHHQAQYERQQAMLAKELKFIERFKARASHAAQVQSRVKKLEKIEKVEPPKRRQTLVFEFQPAPRSGDDVAKLQNVVKGYGKRRIYEGLDFLIRRGERWCVMGVNGAGKSTLLKLISGESRPDDGEVTVGSSVKMGYFAQHAMEVLAPEITVYDSLVNRFPRATQGSIRALAGCFGFSGDEIEKKCRVLSGGEKARLVLAQMLYDPPNFLVLDEPTNHLDMATKQMLITALARYEGTMLFVSHDRHFLAALSNRVLELTPEGVRQYGGGYNEYVSSTGQEAPGLRS; encoded by the coding sequence ATGATTCGGCTCGACAACATCGGCAAGCAACACGGCCAGCAAATCCTCTTCGTGGAGGCCTCCGCCCAGCTCAACCGGGGCGAAAAAGTGGGCCTCGTGGGCCCCAACGGGGCGGGCAAGTCCACCCTCTTCCGCATGGTGGTGCAGACCGAGCACCCGGACGAGGGCCAGGTCTCCGTCGATAAGGGCGTCACCATCGGCTACTTCGACCAGGACGTGGGCGAGATGGCGGGCATGAGCGCCGTGTCGGCCACCATGGATGGGGCGGGCCCGGTGTCCCAGGTGGCCGCGGAGCTCAAGGAGCTGGAGGCCGCCATGGCGGACCCCGAGCGCATGGACGAGATTGAAAAGCTCGTGGAGCGCTTCGGCGTCGTGCAGGGCCGCTACGAGGAGCTGGGCGGCTACGCGCTGGAGGGCCGCGCCCGGGAAATCCTCGCGGGCCTGGGCTTCAACCAGGACATGATGGACGGGGACGTGGGGGCGCTGAGCGGCGGGTGGAAGATGCGCGTGGCGCTGGCCCGCATCCTCCTGATGCGCCCGGACGTCATGCTGCTGGACGAGCCGAGCAACCACCTGGACATCGAGTCCATCATCTGGCTGGAGACGTTCCTCAAGGGCTACGAGGGCGCCCTGCTGATGACGAGCCACGACCGCGCGTTCATGAACCGCGTCGTGTCGAAGATCATCGAGATCGACGGCGGCACGCTCACCACCTACTCGGGCAACTACGACTTCTACGAGCAGCAGCGCGCCATCGCCGAGCGCCACCACCAGGCGCAGTACGAGCGCCAGCAGGCCATGCTCGCCAAGGAGCTGAAGTTCATCGAGCGCTTCAAGGCGCGCGCCTCCCACGCCGCCCAGGTGCAGAGCCGGGTGAAGAAGCTGGAGAAGATCGAAAAGGTGGAGCCGCCCAAGCGCCGCCAGACGCTCGTCTTCGAGTTCCAGCCCGCGCCCCGCTCGGGCGATGACGTGGCGAAGCTGCAGAACGTGGTGAAGGGCTACGGCAAGCGCCGCATCTACGAGGGGCTGGACTTCCTCATCCGCCGCGGCGAGCGCTGGTGCGTGATGGGCGTCAACGGCGCGGGCAAGTCCACCCTGCTCAAGCTCATCTCCGGCGAGTCCCGGCCGGACGACGGCGAGGTGACGGTGGGCTCCAGCGTGAAGATGGGCTACTTCGCCCAGCACGCCATGGAGGTGCTGGCGCCGGAAATCACCGTGTACGACTCGCTGGTGAACCGCTTCCCGCGCGCCACGCAGGGCTCCATCCGGGCGCTGGCCGGGTGCTTCGGCTTCTCGGGGGACGAAATCGAGAAGAAGTGCCGGGTGCTCTCCGGAGGCGAGAAGGCGCGGCTGGTGCTGGCGCAGATGCTCTATGATCCGCCCAACTTCCTGGTGCTGGACGAGCCCACCAACCACCTGGACATGGCCACCAAGCAGATGCTCATCACCGCGCTGGCGCGCTACGAGGGCACCATGCTCTTCGTCAGCCACGACCGGCACTTCCTCGCCGCGCTGTCCAACCGCGTGCTGGAGCTGACGCCCGAGGGCGTGCGCCAGTATGGCGGCGGCTACAACGAGTACGTCTCCAGCACCGGCCAGGAAGCGCCGGGCCTGAGGAGCTAA
- a CDS encoding glutathione S-transferase family protein, which produces MGLLVKGEWKDQWYDTGKTGGRFEREASRLRNWVTADGAPGPTGEGGFQAEPGRYHLYIARACPWAHRTMILRSLKGLEDAVSVSVTHWKMAEHGWTFEPGEGVVPDPLFGVRYLYELYVRSEPEYTGRVTIPVLWDKKRNRIVSNESADILRMFNSAFDAVGARPGDYYPEALRGEIDAVNARVYDTVNNGVYKAGFATTQQAYEDAVRPLFESLDWLEARLGQQRYLCGEQLTEADWRLFTTLLRFDSVYVGHFKCNLRRLTDSPNLWAYTRELYQLPGIRETVNFEHIKRHYYQSHAQINPSGIVPLGPLLDFNTPPPRRPLGGEAAAT; this is translated from the coding sequence GTGGGACTTCTGGTCAAAGGCGAGTGGAAGGATCAGTGGTACGACACCGGGAAGACCGGAGGCCGGTTCGAGCGCGAAGCGAGCCGCCTGCGCAACTGGGTGACCGCGGATGGCGCGCCCGGGCCCACCGGCGAAGGCGGCTTCCAGGCCGAGCCGGGCCGCTACCACCTCTACATCGCCCGGGCCTGCCCGTGGGCGCACCGGACCATGATTCTTCGCAGCCTCAAGGGGCTCGAAGACGCGGTGAGCGTCTCGGTGACGCACTGGAAGATGGCGGAGCACGGCTGGACTTTCGAGCCCGGGGAGGGCGTCGTGCCGGATCCGCTCTTCGGGGTGCGCTACCTGTACGAGCTGTATGTGCGCTCGGAGCCCGAATACACCGGCCGGGTGACCATCCCCGTGCTCTGGGACAAGAAGCGCAACCGGATTGTCAGCAACGAGTCCGCGGACATCTTGCGCATGTTCAACAGCGCCTTCGACGCGGTGGGGGCGCGGCCCGGGGACTACTACCCGGAGGCGCTGCGCGGGGAGATCGACGCCGTCAACGCGCGCGTCTACGACACGGTCAACAACGGCGTGTACAAGGCGGGCTTCGCCACCACGCAGCAGGCGTATGAGGACGCGGTGCGCCCCCTCTTCGAGAGCCTGGACTGGCTCGAGGCCCGGCTGGGCCAGCAGCGCTACCTCTGCGGAGAGCAGCTCACGGAGGCGGACTGGCGGCTGTTCACCACCCTGCTCCGGTTCGACAGCGTTTACGTGGGCCACTTCAAGTGCAACCTGCGGCGGCTGACCGACTCCCCCAACCTCTGGGCCTACACGCGCGAGCTCTACCAACTGCCGGGGATCCGGGAGACGGTGAACTTCGAGCACATCAAGCGGCACTATTACCAGAGCCATGCCCAGATCAACCCGTCTGGAATCGTCCCACTCGGGCCGCTGCTCGATTTCAACACGCCGCCACCGCGACGCCCCTTGGGTGGAGAGGCGGCGGCCACGTAA
- a CDS encoding OPT family oligopeptide transporter translates to MSHPASTPSAPPESLPPAPAASPDAGQDPERYWLEHVYKGGSRQLTVRAVIAGMLIGMVMCLSNLYVILKTGWSMGVTITACILAFAVFSGLKGLGLFKKEFSPLENNAMGSVASAAGYMTGGGNMAAVPALLLLTGTLPSAGWLVVWFAVISALGVFAAIPIKRQLVNIEALPFPTGTATAATINALHGHGQEARSKAWLLGGAGLLGAFVAMLRELRSVWLSTHAPSWLQPPLIPSKLSVPFLSIRGRPAGDWGLSFDLSLLLIGAGALMSWKTGWSLLLGAILTYGFLAPAMVDQGYIAEVSFKAINTWTLWTGAALLVSSGVLSFAFQWRSVARSFKALSGLFGKKDEGAAADPLAGIECPPAWFPLGFAVLGPVAVGLMAYLFQIPVWAGVLALPLAVVMGVIAARVTGETDTTPTKALGPVTQLVYGGLAPGNVAANVMSANATGGVGLHAADLLTDLKSGWLLGANPRQQFIGQLFGVVAGAAIVVPVFNLLVPDASVLGSEDFPAPGVLVWAGVSKMLSVGLQALHPSARVGALCGALLGVALVLLDRWAPKAAKPYIPSPSGFGLAIVLPGSSSISFFIGAAIAEVLRRRKPKLAEAAVMPVGSGFIAGESLMGIALVMLKAFKYMPK, encoded by the coding sequence ATGAGCCACCCCGCCTCGACGCCGTCCGCTCCCCCCGAGTCCCTTCCTCCCGCCCCAGCGGCCTCGCCGGACGCGGGACAGGACCCCGAGCGGTACTGGCTGGAGCATGTCTACAAGGGGGGCTCGCGCCAACTCACCGTGCGCGCCGTCATCGCCGGCATGCTCATCGGCATGGTGATGTGTCTGTCCAACCTGTACGTCATCCTCAAGACGGGTTGGAGCATGGGCGTCACCATCACCGCCTGCATCCTGGCGTTCGCCGTCTTCAGCGGGCTCAAGGGCCTGGGCCTGTTCAAGAAGGAGTTCTCCCCGCTGGAGAACAACGCCATGGGCTCGGTGGCCTCCGCCGCGGGCTACATGACGGGGGGCGGCAACATGGCCGCCGTGCCCGCGCTGCTCCTGCTCACCGGCACGCTGCCCAGCGCGGGGTGGCTGGTGGTGTGGTTCGCCGTCATCTCCGCGCTGGGCGTCTTCGCCGCCATCCCCATCAAGCGCCAGCTCGTCAACATCGAGGCGCTGCCGTTTCCCACCGGCACGGCCACCGCGGCGACCATCAACGCGCTCCATGGGCACGGGCAGGAGGCGCGCAGCAAGGCGTGGCTCTTGGGCGGGGCGGGGCTCCTGGGGGCCTTCGTGGCGATGCTGCGCGAGCTGCGCAGCGTGTGGCTGAGCACCCATGCGCCCTCGTGGCTGCAGCCGCCGCTGATTCCCTCCAAGCTGAGCGTGCCGTTCCTGTCCATCCGGGGACGGCCCGCCGGGGACTGGGGGCTGTCCTTTGATTTGAGCCTGCTGCTCATTGGCGCCGGGGCGCTGATGAGCTGGAAGACGGGCTGGTCCCTGCTGCTGGGGGCCATTCTCACCTATGGCTTCCTGGCGCCCGCGATGGTGGACCAGGGCTACATCGCCGAGGTGAGCTTCAAGGCCATCAACACGTGGACGCTCTGGACGGGCGCGGCCCTGCTCGTGTCCTCCGGGGTGCTGTCCTTCGCGTTCCAGTGGCGCAGCGTGGCGCGCTCCTTCAAGGCCCTGTCCGGGCTGTTCGGCAAGAAGGACGAGGGCGCGGCGGCGGATCCGCTGGCGGGGATTGAGTGTCCGCCCGCATGGTTCCCCCTGGGCTTCGCCGTGCTGGGGCCCGTGGCCGTGGGGCTGATGGCGTACCTGTTCCAGATTCCCGTGTGGGCCGGCGTGCTGGCGCTTCCGCTGGCGGTGGTGATGGGCGTGATTGCCGCGCGGGTGACGGGCGAGACGGACACCACGCCCACCAAGGCCCTGGGGCCGGTGACGCAGCTCGTTTACGGAGGCCTGGCGCCGGGCAATGTCGCGGCCAACGTGATGAGCGCCAACGCCACGGGCGGGGTGGGGCTGCATGCGGCGGACCTGCTGACGGACCTCAAGTCCGGGTGGCTGCTGGGGGCCAATCCCCGGCAGCAGTTCATCGGCCAGCTGTTCGGCGTGGTGGCGGGGGCCGCCATCGTGGTGCCGGTGTTCAATCTGCTGGTGCCGGATGCCTCGGTGCTGGGCTCGGAGGACTTCCCGGCACCTGGCGTGCTGGTGTGGGCGGGCGTGTCGAAGATGCTGTCGGTGGGGTTGCAGGCGCTGCACCCGAGCGCCCGCGTGGGGGCGCTGTGCGGCGCGTTGCTGGGGGTGGCGCTGGTGCTGCTGGACCGGTGGGCGCCCAAGGCGGCCAAGCCCTACATTCCTTCACCGTCTGGGTTTGGGTTGGCCATCGTGCTGCCGGGCTCCAGCTCCATCAGCTTCTTCATCGGGGCGGCCATCGCCGAGGTGCTGCGGCGGCGCAAGCCGAAGCTGGCCGAGGCGGCGGTGATGCCCGTGGGCTCGGGCTTCATCGCGGGGGAGAGCTTAATGGGCATCGCGCTCGTGATGCTCAAGGCCTTCAAGTACATGCCCAAGTAG
- a CDS encoding DUSAM domain-containing protein produces MSEASDWDDVRVLEIQLQRGQPLELTDVVIGLLRRAARQVALTDAESTQGLCSPSDAATLVKEIRRRIREGSRRLSRAIVEADRRKGVGDVQGARQIFVELLSVEAVPLYRQTAQTQLEALDD; encoded by the coding sequence ATGAGCGAGGCGTCAGACTGGGACGATGTACGTGTGTTGGAGATACAGCTTCAAAGAGGTCAGCCGCTGGAACTCACGGATGTTGTGATCGGCCTTTTGCGCCGCGCCGCGCGGCAGGTTGCACTGACTGACGCAGAAAGTACTCAGGGCCTCTGCTCGCCTTCCGATGCGGCGACTCTCGTGAAGGAGATTCGCCGGAGAATTCGTGAAGGCTCCCGGCGGCTGTCCCGCGCCATTGTGGAGGCTGATCGTCGAAAGGGCGTTGGGGATGTCCAAGGTGCACGACAGATCTTCGTCGAGTTGTTGAGCGTCGAAGCCGTGCCCTTGTACCGGCAGACGGCTCAGACGCAACTGGAGGCTTTGGACGATTAG
- a CDS encoding Ig-like domain-containing protein, producing the protein MTTPLHAVRSPLWWSSLWLCGLACGGGGGGEETKDTLAPVNVRVTGGVAAGETVTGRRTLQATAEDDSGKLSKVEFYVSGTLACTDGTDRDSGEPFSCGWDPGATPQGRHTLSARAYDAAGNASDSEPLTFTVPAPNRAPSLTGVTASPPTVEEGSAATLQVSASDPDGDALIHSWTQSPLVPAGTFAGSGGTWTWTAPLLSRDTAFTLKLTVSDGRGGSVQSTVPVKAVNVPALNRPPFVDEAIIAPTAPVVAGDPVLLSIGASDLDKDALTYAWTTVPPGAGTFTQTEPSSVQWRSPDLTSNTRYTFQVTVSDGTASVTRSVEVQVRIPSYAQDIEPLWTPTCTTCHSDGSPGGLNLQAGKSYASLVNTSGRGTCSALKRVEPGLPDDSLLVLKISGDSCGGRMPQLDPEYFDKNPGELTRIRSWILLGAPNN; encoded by the coding sequence ATGACAACGCCCCTGCACGCGGTCCGCTCCCCCCTCTGGTGGTCCTCTCTCTGGCTGTGTGGCCTGGCCTGTGGCGGCGGCGGCGGCGGCGAGGAGACGAAGGACACCCTGGCCCCGGTGAACGTCCGCGTGACGGGCGGCGTGGCGGCCGGGGAGACCGTCACCGGACGGCGGACGTTGCAGGCCACCGCCGAGGATGACTCGGGCAAGCTGTCCAAGGTGGAGTTCTATGTCTCCGGCACGCTGGCGTGCACGGATGGCACGGACCGCGACTCCGGGGAGCCGTTCTCCTGCGGCTGGGACCCTGGCGCCACCCCCCAGGGGCGCCACACGCTCTCGGCCCGCGCGTATGACGCCGCGGGGAATGCCTCGGACTCCGAACCCCTGACGTTCACCGTCCCCGCGCCCAACCGGGCCCCCTCGCTCACCGGGGTGACGGCCTCGCCGCCCACCGTGGAGGAGGGCTCGGCGGCCACCCTCCAGGTCTCCGCCAGCGATCCGGACGGAGATGCGCTGATCCATTCCTGGACGCAGAGCCCGCTCGTGCCCGCGGGCACCTTCGCCGGGAGCGGGGGCACCTGGACGTGGACCGCGCCCCTGCTGTCGCGCGACACGGCCTTCACGCTGAAGCTGACGGTCAGCGATGGCCGGGGCGGCTCGGTTCAGTCCACGGTGCCGGTGAAGGCGGTGAATGTGCCGGCGCTCAACCGTCCGCCGTTCGTGGACGAGGCCATCATCGCCCCCACCGCGCCGGTCGTGGCCGGAGACCCGGTGCTGCTCTCCATTGGCGCGAGCGACCTGGACAAGGATGCGCTCACCTACGCGTGGACGACGGTTCCCCCCGGAGCGGGCACCTTCACGCAGACGGAGCCCTCGTCCGTGCAGTGGCGCTCCCCGGACCTCACCTCCAACACGCGCTACACCTTCCAAGTGACCGTGTCCGATGGCACGGCCTCCGTGACGCGCTCGGTGGAGGTGCAGGTGCGGATTCCCTCGTATGCCCAGGACATCGAGCCCTTGTGGACCCCCACCTGCACCACCTGCCACAGCGACGGCTCCCCCGGGGGGCTGAACCTGCAAGCGGGCAAGTCCTACGCTTCGCTCGTCAACACGTCCGGCCGGGGCACCTGCAGCGCGCTCAAGCGTGTCGAGCCGGGGCTGCCCGATGACTCCTTGCTGGTGCTGAAGATCAGCGGGGACAGCTGTGGCGGCCGGATGCCGCAGTTGGATCCGGAGTACTTCGATAAGAACCCCGGCGAGCTCACGCGGATCCGCTCCTGGATTCTCCTGGGCGCGCCCAACAACTGA